Proteins encoded by one window of Cucurbita pepo subsp. pepo cultivar mu-cu-16 chromosome LG14, ASM280686v2, whole genome shotgun sequence:
- the LOC111810211 gene encoding peptidyl-prolyl cis-trans isomerase Pin1-like, which yields MSSSAAAGQVRASHILIKHQGSRRPASWKDPEGRIIKNTTRESAVSQLTVIRDDIISGKSKFEDVASRISDCSSAKRGGDLGPFGRGQMQKPFEEATFALKVGEVSDIVDTDSGVHIIKRIA from the exons ATGTCCTCTTCGGCGGCTGCTGGTCAGGTTAGGGCATCGCACATACTCATAAAGCACCAAGGTTCACGACGTCCTGCTTCGTGGAAGGATCCGGAAGGCAGAATTATCAAGAACACTACTCGCGAAAGCGCCGTCTCTCAGCTTACTGTCATTCGAGACGACATCATTTCCGGCAAGTCTAAGTTTGAGGATGTTGCCTCTCGCATTTCTGACTGCAGCTCTGCCAAGCGTGGCGGCGATCTAG GTCCTTTTGGGCGTGGCCAGATGCAGAAGCCTTTTGAAGAAGCAACATTTGCCCTCAAGGTTGGAGAGGTAAGCGACATTGTGGATACTGACAGTGGAGTTCACATAATCAAGCGGATTGCTTAA
- the LOC111810209 gene encoding laccase-11-like, with protein sequence MTMASLVCFVRRLTFLFVACCFGLISFSAEAAVKRYQFDVQVQNISRLCHAKPIVTINGRFPGPTIYVQEGDRVLVNVTNHAQYNMSIHWHGLKQYRNGWADGPAYITQCPIQRGSSYTYDFNVTGQRGTLWWHAHILWLRATVYGAIVILPKQGTPYPFPQPNREFEILLGEWWNNDVEAIVNQGSSMGVPPNMSDAHTINGKPGPLFPCSEKHTFAMEVEAGKTYLLRIINAALNDELFFAIAGHNMTVVEVDAVYTKPFTTQAILIAPGQTTNVLVQANQPPNRYFMASRSFMDVPIPVDNKTATGILQYKGIPNTILPVLPQLPASNDSSFALSYNKKIKSLNTPQYPANVPLKVDRKLFYTIGLGQNACPTCVNGTQLVASLNNISFVMPQIGLLQSHYFNISGVFRTDFPDRPPTPFNYTGAPLTANLRTAVGTRLSKIAFNSTVELVLQDTNLLTVESHPFHLHGYNFFVVGTGIGNFDPAKDPAKYNLVDPVERNTVGVPTGGWTAIRFRADNPGVWFMHCHLEVHTGWGLKTAFVVEDGPGKDQSILPPPKDLPPC encoded by the exons ATGACAATGGCTAGCTTGGTTTGCTTTGTTCGTCGTCTTACGTTTCTCTTCGTCGCCTGTTGTTTTGGATTGATCTCGTTTTCTGCAGAAGCTGCCGTAAAGAGATATCAGTTTGAT GTTCAAGTGCAGAATATCAGTAGGTTATGCCATGCGAAGCCGATTGTCACCATAAACGGAAGGTTTCCAGGGCCGACGATATATGTACAAGAAGGAGATCGAGTTCTTGTTAATGTTACAAACCATGCTCAATATAACATGTCGATTCACTG GCATGGGTTGAAGCAGTATCGAAACGGGTGGGCAGATGGACCTGCTTATATTACACAATGTCCTATTCAAAGAGGAAGCAGCTATACCTATGATTTCAACGTCACAGGACAAAGAGGCACATTATGGTGGCATGCACATATTCTTTGGCTAAGGGCAACTGTTTATGGTGCAATTGTCATATTGCCCAAGCAAGGAACACCTTATCCATTTCCTCAGCCAAACagagaatttgaaattcttcTGG GAGAATGGTGGAATAATGATGTTGAGGCCATTGTCAACCAAGGATCCAGCATGGGCGTGCCACCAAATATGTCCGATGCTCACACAATCAATGGCAAGCCAGGGCCACTCTTCCCTTGTTCAGAAAAAC ATACTTTTGCCATGGAGGTTGAAGCAGGAAAGACGTATCTCTTGAGAATAATCAACGCTGCCCTCAACGACGAGCTTTTCTTTGCGATTGCTGGTCACAACATGACGGTTGTGGAGGTTGATGCAGTTTACACGAAACCCTTCACTACACAAGCTATACTAATTGCACCAGGACAGACCACAAATGTCTTGGTGCAAGCCAACCAACCACCAAATAGATACTTCATGGCTTCCAGGTCGTTCATGGACGTTCCAATTCCTGTGGACAACAAAACAGCCACCGGTATTCTCCAATATAAAGGAATCCCTAACACAATTCTCCCAGTCCTTCCTCAATTGCCGGCCTCAAATGACTCGTCATTTGCTTTGAGCTACAACAAAAAGATCAAAAGCTTGAACACACCTCAATATCCTGCTAATGTTCCACTCAAAGTTGATCGAAAGCTTTTCTACACGATTGGTTTGGGCCAAAACGCTTGCCCCACTTGCGTAAATGGAACCCAATTAGTTGCTTCATTAAACAACATCTCTTTTGTGATGCCCCAAATTGGTCTTCTTCAATCTCATTACTTCAATATCAGTGGAGTATTTAGAACTGATTTCCCAGACAGACCTCCGACTCCATTCAACTATACTGGAGCACCACTGACTGCTAATCTGAGAACTGCAGTGGGCACAAGGCTTAGCAAGATTGCATTCAATTCTACGGTCGAGCTGGTACTTCAGGACACCAATCTTCTTACTGTCGAGTCTCATCCATTCCATCTCCATGGCTACAACTTTTTTGTCGTTGGAACCGGGATCGGAAACTTCGATCCAGCCAAAGATCCAGCTAAGTACAACTTGGTCGATCCAGTTGAGAGAAACACAGTTGGAGTTCCCACTGGAGGATGGACCGCCATCCGATTTAGAGCCGACAACCCAG GAGTCTGGTTCATGCACTGTCATCTTGAGGTCCATACAGGATGGGGTCTGAAAACAGCATTTGTTGTTGAAGACGGACCTGGAAAAGATCAATCCATTCTTCCGCCCCCAAAGGATCTTCCACCATGCTAG
- the LOC111810207 gene encoding uncharacterized protein LOC111810207 isoform X1: MSERSEAVDPISERHKSLEIIMAPKRRGAYLRPGPRRGRRRVEEVPTIPIPEVEQHPPLEETRELTSDEEQARPQTPTPRRGQRKAEPRAIQETVPQNPTPRGTPPAPALILEEVPAQPTTTFTRDVLQVFMRTSMENQAQLTQLMQTLVANQAQLTQLMQTLVANQAAMQGTRDMGMTVESCYFRDFQWYKPPSFDGDKVDHAAVETWLEAIETIFLYMNCPPEYQVHCGTYMLKGEAHFWWKGARKTITPVGGYISWNQFKEAYLCKYYPTVARLKCQATFLELK; the protein is encoded by the exons ATGTCGGAGCGATCAGAAGCTGTTGATCCTATCTCAGAGAGGCACAAGTCACTGGAAATC ATAATGGCGCCTAAGAGGAGAGGAGCCTATCTCAGACCTGGTCCTAGGAGGGGCAGGAGAAGGGTCGAAGAGGTCCCAACTATTCCTATCCCCGAGGTGGAGCAACACCCACCCCTGGAGGAAACCAGAGAGCTAACCTCAGATGAGGAACAGGCACGGCCACAGACACCCACACCGAGGAGAGGCCAAAGAAAGGCCGAGCCTCGGGCTATTCAAGAGACTGTTCCTCAGAACCCGACGCCTAGAGGGACTCCACCAGCGCCAGCACTGATTCTTGAGGAGGTGCCTGCCCAGCCGACAACGACCTTTACACGGGATGTGTTACAGGTATTCATGAGAACCTCTATGGAAAATCAGGCACAATTGACTCAGTTAATGCAGACACTAGTGGCCAATCAGGCACAATTAACTCAGTTAATGCAGACACTAGTGGCCAATCAGGCTGCAATGCAGGGAACGAGAGATATGGGGATGACTGTAGAGTCTTGTTATTTTAGGGATTTTCAGTGGTATAAACCGCCTTCTTTTGATGGAGACAAGGTGGATCATGCTGCAGTTGAGACGTGGTTGGAGGCTATAGAGACGATCTTTCTGTACATGAACTGTCCACCAGAATATCAAGTCCACTGCGGGACTTACATGCTGAAGGGCGAAGCCCATTTTTGGTGGAAAGGCGCCCGGAAAACTATTACTCCAGTGGGAGGTTATATTTCTTGGAATCAGTTCAAGGAAGCCTATTTGTGTAAATATTACCCAACGGTTGCCCGACTCAAGTGTCAGGCAACATTCCTAGAACTAAAATAG
- the LOC111810206 gene encoding GDP-mannose 4,6 dehydratase 2 — MASIADATRSSSDTNGAPAEKRRTALITGITGQDGSYLTEFLLEKGYEVHGLIRRSSNFNTQRINHIYIDPHNVNKARMKLHYADLTDASSLRRWLDIIQPDEVYNLAAQSHVAVSFEIPDYTADVVATGALRLLEAVRSHISATGRTQIRYYQAGSSEMFGSTPPPQSETTPFHPRSPYAAAKCAAHWYTVNYREAYGIFACNGILFNHESPRRGENFVTRKITRAVGRIKIGLQSKLFLGNLQASRDWGFAGDYVEAMWLMLQQEQPDDYVVATEESHTVEEFLEVAFGNVGLNWKDHVVIDKRYFRPAEVDNLKGDASKARKVLGWKPKVGFEKLVKMMVDEDIEIAKREKVLVDAGYMDAQQQP; from the coding sequence ATGGCATCCATCGCCGACGCCACCAGATCCTCTTCCGACACTAACGGCGCACCGGCGGAGAAGCGCCGGACGGCCTTAATTACCGGCATTACTGGCCAGGATGGTTCGTACCTGACCGAGTTTCTTCTCGAGAAGGGCTATGAAGTCCATGGATTGATCCGGCGATCTTCCAACTTCAACACTCAGCGAATCAACCACATCTACATCGACCCTCACAATGTTAACAAGGCACGAATGAAGCTTCACTACGCTGACCTCACCGACGCCTCCTCTCTCCGCCGATGGCTCGATATCATCCAACCAGATGAGGTCTATAACCTCGCTGCTCAATCGCATGTTGCTGTTTCTTTCGAAATTCCGGATTATACTGCCGACGTTGTTGCCACTGGTGCCCTCCGTCTGCTTGAGGCGGTTCGATCTCATATCTCTGCCACTGGCCGTACTCAAATTCGGTATTACCAAGCGGGATCGTCTGAAATGTTCGGGTCTACTCCGCCGCCTCAGTCGGAGACGACTCCATTTCATCCTCGATCCCCTTACGCTGCAGCGAAGTGCGCCGCGCATTGGTATACCGTGAATTACCGTGAGGCCTACGGGATCTTCGCTTGTAATGGAATACTATTCAACCACGAATCGCCGCGCAGGGGAGAGAATTTCGTGACAAGGAAAATCACACGGGCTGTAGGGCGCATCAAGATTGGGCTGCAAAGCAAGTTGTTCTTGGGGAATCTGCAGGCGTCGAGGGATTGGGGTTTTGCAGGGGACTATGTGGAAGCCATGTGGCTAATGCTACAGCAAGAACAACCCGATGATTACGTGGTTGCGACGGAGGAATCACACACGGTGGAGGAGTTTTTGGAGGTCGCATTTGGGAATGTCGGATTGAATTGGAAGGACCATGTGGTGATCGACAAGAGATACTTCCGGCCGGCGGAGGTCGACAATCTCAAGGGGGATGCAAGCAAGGCGAGGAAGGTATTGGGATGGAAACCAAAGGTTGGATTTGAGAAGCTGGTGAAGATGATGGTGGATGAAGACATTGAAATAGCCAAGCGGGAGAAGGTGTTGGTCGATGCTGGCTACATGGATGCCCAGCAGCAACCTTGA
- the LOC111810207 gene encoding uncharacterized protein LOC111810207 isoform X2: MPRRDLIMAPKRRGAYLRPGPRRGRRRVEEVPTIPIPEVEQHPPLEETRELTSDEEQARPQTPTPRRGQRKAEPRAIQETVPQNPTPRGTPPAPALILEEVPAQPTTTFTRDVLQVFMRTSMENQAQLTQLMQTLVANQAQLTQLMQTLVANQAAMQGTRDMGMTVESCYFRDFQWYKPPSFDGDKVDHAAVETWLEAIETIFLYMNCPPEYQVHCGTYMLKGEAHFWWKGARKTITPVGGYISWNQFKEAYLCKYYPTVARLKCQATFLELK, encoded by the exons ATGCCCCGCCGTGACTTG ATAATGGCGCCTAAGAGGAGAGGAGCCTATCTCAGACCTGGTCCTAGGAGGGGCAGGAGAAGGGTCGAAGAGGTCCCAACTATTCCTATCCCCGAGGTGGAGCAACACCCACCCCTGGAGGAAACCAGAGAGCTAACCTCAGATGAGGAACAGGCACGGCCACAGACACCCACACCGAGGAGAGGCCAAAGAAAGGCCGAGCCTCGGGCTATTCAAGAGACTGTTCCTCAGAACCCGACGCCTAGAGGGACTCCACCAGCGCCAGCACTGATTCTTGAGGAGGTGCCTGCCCAGCCGACAACGACCTTTACACGGGATGTGTTACAGGTATTCATGAGAACCTCTATGGAAAATCAGGCACAATTGACTCAGTTAATGCAGACACTAGTGGCCAATCAGGCACAATTAACTCAGTTAATGCAGACACTAGTGGCCAATCAGGCTGCAATGCAGGGAACGAGAGATATGGGGATGACTGTAGAGTCTTGTTATTTTAGGGATTTTCAGTGGTATAAACCGCCTTCTTTTGATGGAGACAAGGTGGATCATGCTGCAGTTGAGACGTGGTTGGAGGCTATAGAGACGATCTTTCTGTACATGAACTGTCCACCAGAATATCAAGTCCACTGCGGGACTTACATGCTGAAGGGCGAAGCCCATTTTTGGTGGAAAGGCGCCCGGAAAACTATTACTCCAGTGGGAGGTTATATTTCTTGGAATCAGTTCAAGGAAGCCTATTTGTGTAAATATTACCCAACGGTTGCCCGACTCAAGTGTCAGGCAACATTCCTAGAACTAAAATAG
- the LOC111810207 gene encoding uncharacterized protein LOC111810207 isoform X4, with protein MSERSEAVDPISERHKSLEIIMAPKRRGAYLRPGPRRGRRRVEEVPTIPIPEVEQHPPLEETRELTSDEEQARPQTPTPRRGQRKAEPRAIQETVPQNPTPRGTPPAPALILEEVPAQPTTTFTRDVLQLMQTLVANQAAMQGTRDMGMTVESCYFRDFQWYKPPSFDGDKVDHAAVETWLEAIETIFLYMNCPPEYQVHCGTYMLKGEAHFWWKGARKTITPVGGYISWNQFKEAYLCKYYPTVARLKCQATFLELK; from the exons ATGTCGGAGCGATCAGAAGCTGTTGATCCTATCTCAGAGAGGCACAAGTCACTGGAAATC ATAATGGCGCCTAAGAGGAGAGGAGCCTATCTCAGACCTGGTCCTAGGAGGGGCAGGAGAAGGGTCGAAGAGGTCCCAACTATTCCTATCCCCGAGGTGGAGCAACACCCACCCCTGGAGGAAACCAGAGAGCTAACCTCAGATGAGGAACAGGCACGGCCACAGACACCCACACCGAGGAGAGGCCAAAGAAAGGCCGAGCCTCGGGCTATTCAAGAGACTGTTCCTCAGAACCCGACGCCTAGAGGGACTCCACCAGCGCCAGCACTGATTCTTGAGGAGGTGCCTGCCCAGCCGACAACGACCTTTACACGGGATGTGTTACAG TTAATGCAGACACTAGTGGCCAATCAGGCTGCAATGCAGGGAACGAGAGATATGGGGATGACTGTAGAGTCTTGTTATTTTAGGGATTTTCAGTGGTATAAACCGCCTTCTTTTGATGGAGACAAGGTGGATCATGCTGCAGTTGAGACGTGGTTGGAGGCTATAGAGACGATCTTTCTGTACATGAACTGTCCACCAGAATATCAAGTCCACTGCGGGACTTACATGCTGAAGGGCGAAGCCCATTTTTGGTGGAAAGGCGCCCGGAAAACTATTACTCCAGTGGGAGGTTATATTTCTTGGAATCAGTTCAAGGAAGCCTATTTGTGTAAATATTACCCAACGGTTGCCCGACTCAAGTGTCAGGCAACATTCCTAGAACTAAAATAG
- the LOC111810205 gene encoding pheophytinase, chloroplastic-like yields the protein MISSPSGIAPSYKTEIYALTANSAFVPLRRAFQHRSKCVMNRRSFAFRGIVASEVSVMGSSVVMQPAQGIERLPFKPEGYNFWTWRGHKIHYVVQGEGPPIVLIHGFGASVFHWRYNIPELAKKYKVYALDLLGFGWSDKAIIEYDAMVWRDQVVDFMKEIVKQPAVLVGNSLGGFTALVSAAGSPEQVRGVVLLNSAGQFGDTNKLTDEPEEETSFQKFLVKPLKDFFQRIFLGVLFWQTKQPARIVSVLKSVYINSENVDDYLVESITRPAADPNAREVYYRLMTRFMFNQRKYTLNSVLSELCCPLLLLWGDLDPWVGPAKANRIKEFYPNTSVVHLKAGHCPHDEVPELVNSALMDWLATLQQAQPTL from the exons ATGATTTCCTCGCCCAGCGGCATTGCGCCGTCGTATAAGACAGAGATTTATGCCCTTACTGCTAATTCGGCTTTTGTTCCTCTGAGGAGAGCATTTCAACATA GAAGCAAATGTGTTATGAACAGGAGAAGTTTTGCCTTTAGGGGAATTGTGGCTTCTGAAGTTTCAGTTATGGGCTCTTCTGTGGTTATGCAGCCTGCTCAAG GGATTGAAAGATTGCCTTTCAAGCCAGAAGGTTATAACTTCTGGACGTGGCGGGGTCACAAGATACATTATGTTGTACAAGGGGAAGGTCCTCCAATAGTTCTTATTCATGGTTTTGGTGCTTCTGTATTTCATTGGAG GTATAACATACCAGAGCTGGCTAAAAAGTACAAGGTTTATGCCTTAGACTTGCTGGGATTTGGGTGGAGTGATAAAGCAATTATTGAGTACGATGCCATGGTCTGGAGGGACCAAGTTGTCGATTTTATGAAGGAAATAGTGAAACAGCCCGCAGTTTTAGTTGGGAACAG CCTCGGAGGATTTACCGCCTTGGTTTCAGCAGCAGGGTCGCCGGAGCAAGTTCGCGGAGTCGTATTACTAAACTCCGCCGGGCAGTTCGGAGACACAAATAAGTTGACAGATGAGccagaagaagaaacaagctTCCAGAAATTCCTCGTGAAGCCATTGAAAGACTTTTTTCAGCGGATCTTTCTTGGAGTTCTTTTCTGGCAAACTAAGCAACCAGCTAGAATTGTTTCTGTTTTGAAGAGT GTGTACATAAATTCTGAAAATGTGGATGACTATCTGGTAGAGTCTATAACAAGGCCAGCAGCCGACCCGAATGCTAGAGAAGTTTATTACAG ATTGATGACGAGATTCATGTTCAATCAACGCAAATATACACTAAACAGTGTGCTGAGTGAGTTGTGTTGCCCATTGTTGTTGCTGTGGGGTGACTTAGATCCATGGGTTGGACCTGCTAAGGCCAACAGAATCAAAGAGTTCTATCCCAACACAAGCGTAGTACATTTGAAAGCAGGCCATTGCCCACATGATGAAGTTCCAGAGCTTGTCAACTCAGCTTTGATGGATTGGCTGGCAACCCTGCAACAAGCTCAACCAACGCTCTGa
- the LOC111810210 gene encoding RCC1 and BTB domain-containing protein 2 has translation MIHGIRILAGERRRALSIIPFGRRCLSSRAVMSFGDGSHGAIGLPTSLTGIGGAAYEPTTVPGLPPDVTSVAAGHYHSLAVDLQGCLWAWGRDQEAQLGRGFASPRDSWNVPKRVIGLDLVNVRSASASGVVSAALGDDGSLWIWGKSKRGQLGLGKDVIEAVIPSRVQEVEGERIVKVSFGWGHALALSEDGKLFGWGYYADGRLGNIGRTLKMSPLDSSSYRSTNDQEQPNIQLAERLVLESMEDEKNMPIIWEPHLVEDLTGIEVVDIACGLDHSLVLCRDGTLLSCGSNVYGQLGRVRQDLGLLPVDSSFHVKSVAAGLGHSLALYQDTSNKDVSDATSIISWGWNQTSQLGREGPNNIPLAIEGLAGEIPIAVSGGRAHSIALSSRGEVWVWGCGRDGRLGLGSSSDESEPVFLDSLENCNVVQAVSGFDHNLVLVVD, from the exons ATGATTCATGGAATTCGAATTCTGGCGGGGGAACGGAGAAGGGCACTCTCAATCATCCCCTTCGGAAGAAGATGCCTGAGTAGCAGGGCGGTTATGAGCTTTGGGGATGGTAGCCATGGTGCAATCGGCTTGCCCACTTCGCTCACTGGCATTGGTGGCGCCGCTTACGAGCCTACCACCGTCCCGGGGCTTCCTCCCGACGTTACCAGTGTAGCCGCAGGGCACTATCATTCTCTCGCAGTCGATTTGCAAGGCTGTCTCTGGGCTTGGGGCAGAGATCAGGAGGCGCAGCTTGGCCGGGGCTTTGCTTCCCCTAG AGATTCTTGGAATGTACCAAAAAGAGTGATAGGGCTGGACCTAGTGAACGTTCGTTCGGCATCTGCATCAGGCGTTGTCTCTGCTGCTCTTGGGGATGATGGAAGTCTGTGGATTTGGGGAAAGTCTAAGCGCGGGCAGCTTGGTCTTGGAAAAGATGTCATAGAGGCTGTCATACCGTCCAGAGTTCAAGAAGTTGAAGGTGAAAGGATAGTTAAG GTCTCTTTTGGTTGGGGACATGCACTTGCATTAAGTGAGGATGGAAAATTATTCGGGTGGGGCTATTATGCTGATGGCAGGTTGGGAAATATTGGAAGAACTCTGAAGATGTCTCCTTTGGATTCAAGTTCATATAGATCTACAAATGACCAAGAACAACCAAACATTCAGCTTGCTGAAAGGTTGGTTTTGGAATCAATGgaggatgagaaaaatatgcCAATAATATGGGAACCTCATTTGGTGGAAGACCTTACTGGAATTGAAGTGGTAGACATTGCATGTGGACTTGATCATTCCTTGGTTCTTTGCC GTGATGGCACCCTCTTAAGCTGTGGAAGCAACGTATATGGGCAATTGGGAAGAGTTAGACAAGATTTGGGGTTGTTACCGGTTGATTCAAGTTTCCATGTAAAATCTGTAGCAGCAGGGCTTGGTCATTCTCTGGCCTTATACCAAGATACTTCAAATAAAGACGTAAGTGATGCGACAAGTATCATCTCATGGGGATGGAATCAGACGTCTCAACTTGGAAGAGAAGGACCAAACAACATCCCGTTGGCGATTGAAGGATTAGCAGGGGAAATACCTATAGCAGTGTCGGGAGGTCGTGCACATTCAATTGCTCTTAGCTCTAGGGGAGAAGTATGGGTTTGGGGATGTGGAAGGGACGGTAGACTTGGGTTAGGAAGTTCCAGTGATGAATCTGAGCCAGTTTTTCTCGATAGCCTCGAGAATTGCAACGTCGTGCAAGCTGTGTCTGGCTTTGACCATAATCTAGTACTGGTTGTTGACTGA
- the LOC111810207 gene encoding uncharacterized protein LOC111810207 isoform X3, which translates to MAPKRRGAYLRPGPRRGRRRVEEVPTIPIPEVEQHPPLEETRELTSDEEQARPQTPTPRRGQRKAEPRAIQETVPQNPTPRGTPPAPALILEEVPAQPTTTFTRDVLQVFMRTSMENQAQLTQLMQTLVANQAQLTQLMQTLVANQAAMQGTRDMGMTVESCYFRDFQWYKPPSFDGDKVDHAAVETWLEAIETIFLYMNCPPEYQVHCGTYMLKGEAHFWWKGARKTITPVGGYISWNQFKEAYLCKYYPTVARLKCQATFLELK; encoded by the coding sequence ATGGCGCCTAAGAGGAGAGGAGCCTATCTCAGACCTGGTCCTAGGAGGGGCAGGAGAAGGGTCGAAGAGGTCCCAACTATTCCTATCCCCGAGGTGGAGCAACACCCACCCCTGGAGGAAACCAGAGAGCTAACCTCAGATGAGGAACAGGCACGGCCACAGACACCCACACCGAGGAGAGGCCAAAGAAAGGCCGAGCCTCGGGCTATTCAAGAGACTGTTCCTCAGAACCCGACGCCTAGAGGGACTCCACCAGCGCCAGCACTGATTCTTGAGGAGGTGCCTGCCCAGCCGACAACGACCTTTACACGGGATGTGTTACAGGTATTCATGAGAACCTCTATGGAAAATCAGGCACAATTGACTCAGTTAATGCAGACACTAGTGGCCAATCAGGCACAATTAACTCAGTTAATGCAGACACTAGTGGCCAATCAGGCTGCAATGCAGGGAACGAGAGATATGGGGATGACTGTAGAGTCTTGTTATTTTAGGGATTTTCAGTGGTATAAACCGCCTTCTTTTGATGGAGACAAGGTGGATCATGCTGCAGTTGAGACGTGGTTGGAGGCTATAGAGACGATCTTTCTGTACATGAACTGTCCACCAGAATATCAAGTCCACTGCGGGACTTACATGCTGAAGGGCGAAGCCCATTTTTGGTGGAAAGGCGCCCGGAAAACTATTACTCCAGTGGGAGGTTATATTTCTTGGAATCAGTTCAAGGAAGCCTATTTGTGTAAATATTACCCAACGGTTGCCCGACTCAAGTGTCAGGCAACATTCCTAGAACTAAAATAG
- the LOC111810207 gene encoding uncharacterized protein LOC111810207 isoform X5: MSERSEAVDPISERHKSLEIIMAPKRRGAYLRPGPRRGRRRVEEVPTIPIPEVEQHPPLEETRELTSDEEQARPQTPTPRRGQRKAEPRAIQETVPQNPTPRGTPPAPALILEEVPAQPTTTFTRDVLQTLVANQAAMQGTRDMGMTVESCYFRDFQWYKPPSFDGDKVDHAAVETWLEAIETIFLYMNCPPEYQVHCGTYMLKGEAHFWWKGARKTITPVGGYISWNQFKEAYLCKYYPTVARLKCQATFLELK; the protein is encoded by the exons ATGTCGGAGCGATCAGAAGCTGTTGATCCTATCTCAGAGAGGCACAAGTCACTGGAAATC ATAATGGCGCCTAAGAGGAGAGGAGCCTATCTCAGACCTGGTCCTAGGAGGGGCAGGAGAAGGGTCGAAGAGGTCCCAACTATTCCTATCCCCGAGGTGGAGCAACACCCACCCCTGGAGGAAACCAGAGAGCTAACCTCAGATGAGGAACAGGCACGGCCACAGACACCCACACCGAGGAGAGGCCAAAGAAAGGCCGAGCCTCGGGCTATTCAAGAGACTGTTCCTCAGAACCCGACGCCTAGAGGGACTCCACCAGCGCCAGCACTGATTCTTGAGGAGGTGCCTGCCCAGCCGACAACGACCTTTACACGGGATGTGTTACAG ACACTAGTGGCCAATCAGGCTGCAATGCAGGGAACGAGAGATATGGGGATGACTGTAGAGTCTTGTTATTTTAGGGATTTTCAGTGGTATAAACCGCCTTCTTTTGATGGAGACAAGGTGGATCATGCTGCAGTTGAGACGTGGTTGGAGGCTATAGAGACGATCTTTCTGTACATGAACTGTCCACCAGAATATCAAGTCCACTGCGGGACTTACATGCTGAAGGGCGAAGCCCATTTTTGGTGGAAAGGCGCCCGGAAAACTATTACTCCAGTGGGAGGTTATATTTCTTGGAATCAGTTCAAGGAAGCCTATTTGTGTAAATATTACCCAACGGTTGCCCGACTCAAGTGTCAGGCAACATTCCTAGAACTAAAATAG